In Cicer arietinum cultivar CDC Frontier isolate Library 1 chromosome 7, Cicar.CDCFrontier_v2.0, whole genome shotgun sequence, a single window of DNA contains:
- the LOC101492411 gene encoding alpha-amylase 3, chloroplastic-like yields MSISTTVFSDPLFKLCHYRNRVASIHRFKPNQHTLFSSSIFSNNNNYDSCSWSFKPPHKFFRPKFEAFAVNTDTLEPLQASDVVFNQIYPINRVELVEGKVFIRLDQGKDLENLELTVGCSLPGKWILHWGVSRVDDIGSEWDQPPREMIPPESVLIKDYAIETPLKKSSSDSKGDTFHEVKIGLKPSDEISAINFVLKDEETGNSYHHKGRDFKVPLVNNLKEGANLIGPKTGFNVWPGALGQTSNTLVESEATEDKAHENNSESENPKEGSSQVKSFYVELPVTKEVTVNNSISVSIKKCLKTAKNLLDLETDVPGDILLHWGVCRDDLRKWEAPPAPHPPETVAFKDKALRTQLKSKGSGEGSSVQISLEEEFSGFLFVLKLNGNSWLNYEGNDFYVPLSTSGNLIIGNIEDQSTVVQSEVTEEPSQEESDSIFTDEIITEIRHLVTGISSEKRRKTKSKEAQEVILQEIERLAAEAYSIFRTSVPAFSEETIVEPEVVPEVPLKITSGTGTGFEVVCQGFNWESHKSGRWYMELKEKAAELSALGFTVIWLPPPTDSVSPEGYMPRDLYDLNSRYGSFDELKDVVKTFHKAGIKVLGDAVLNHRCAQHQNHNGIWNIFGGRLNWDDRAVVADDPHFQGRGNKSSGDNFHAAPNIDHSQDFVRKDLTEWLCWLREEIGYDGWRLDFIRGFWGGYVKDYMDATEPYFAVGEYWDSLSYTYGEMDHNQDAHRQRIVDWISAAGGTAGAFDVTTKGILHSALDRCEYWRLSDQKGKPPGVLGWWPSRAVTFIENHDTGSTQGHWRFPHEKEMQGYAYTLTHPGTPSVFFDHIFSHYKTEIAALISIRKRNGINCRSTVQISKADRDVYAAIIDEKVAMKIGPGHFEPPSGSQNWSSAWEGRDYMIWEAS; encoded by the exons ATGAGCATCTCCACCACCGTTTTCTCTGACCCACTCTTTAAACTATGCCACTACCGAAACAGAGTAGCTTCCATTCACCGTTTCAAGCCAAATCAGCACACTCTCTTTTCCTCTTCAATATTCtccaataataataactatgatTCTTGTTCTTGGTCATTCAAGCCACCCCACAAGTTTTTTCGTCCAAAGTTTGAAGCTTTTGCTGTAAATACTGATACCCTTGAACCCCTTCAAGCCTCTGATGTTGTCTTCAATCAGATTTATCCCATCAACAGAGTTGAACTG GTGGAGGGAAAGGTCTTTATAAGATTAGATCAAGGGAAAGATTTGGAGAATTTGGAGCTTACAGTTGGATGCAGTCTACCAGGAAAATGGATTCTACATTGGGGAGTTTCGCGCGTCGATGATATTGGAAG TGAATGGGATCAGCCTCCGCGTGAAATGATTCCTCCCGAATCTGTTCTTATAAAG GACTATGCAATAGAGACACCATTGAAGAAATCATCATCGGATTCTAAAGGAGATACTTTTCATGAAGTCAAGATTGGTCTTAAACCAAGCGATGAGATTTCAGCAATTAATTTTGTTCTCAAG GACGAGGAAACTGGTAATTCGTATCACCACAAAGGAAGAGATTTCAAGGTTCCTCTGGTCAACAATCTTAAGGAGGGTGCTAATTTAATTGGACCTAAAACAGGCTTTAATGTGTGGCCAG GGGCCTTAGGGCAGACATCTAACACTCTCGTTGAGTCTGAAGCAACAGAGGACAAAGCTCATGAAAACAACAGTGAATCTGAAAATCCAAAAGAGGGAAGTAGTCAAGTCAAAAGTTTCTATGTAGAACTTCCTGTTACCAAGGAAGTTACTGTCAATAACTCTATCAGTGTCTCCATTAAGAAATGCTTGAAAACAGCTAAAAATCTCTTAGATTTAGAAACAGATGTACCGGGAGATATTCTGCTTCACTGGGGAGTTTGTAGAGATGATTTAAGAAAGTGGGAAGCTCCACCTGCTCCTCATCCACCGGAAACTGTCGCATTTAAAGACAAAGCTTTGAGAACTCAATTAAAG TCAAAAGGCAGTGGAGAGGGAAGTTCAGTACAAATCTCTTTGGAAGAAGAATTTTCAGGATTTCTTTTTGTTCTTAAGCTAAATGGAAATTCTTGGTTAAATTACGAAGGAAACGATTTTTACGTCCCTCTCTCAACTTCTGGTAACTTAATTATCGGAAACATAGAGGATCAATCAACAGTCGTACAGAGTGAAGTGACTGAAGAACCAAGTCAAGAGGAATCCGACTCTATATTTACCGATGAAATAATCACTGAAATAAGGCATTTGGTTACGGGCATTTCATCTGAGAAGCGTCGAAAAACAAAATCCAAAGAAGCGCAAGAAGTCATTCTTCAAGAGATCGAAAGACTGGCTGCTGAAGCCTACAGTATCTTCAGAACCTCCGTTCCAGCTTTCTCAGAGGAAACTATTGTGGAACCCGAAGTTGTGCCTGAGGTTCCTCTAAAAATAACTTCGGGAACAGGCACTGGGTTTGAAGTAGTATGCCAAGGGTTTAACTGGGAATCTCATAAATCTGGAAGATGGTACATGGAGCTTAAAGAGAAAGCTGCGGAATTATCGGCTCTTGGATTCACTGTGATTTGGTTACCACCACCTACAGATTCTGTTTCACCCGAAGGATACATGCCGAGGGatttatatgatttaaattCTAG ATATGGTAGCTTTGATGAATTGAAGGATGTGGTGAAAACATTTCATAAAGCTGGAATCAAAGTGCTAGGAGATGCTGTTTTGAATCACCGCTGTGCACAACATCAGAATCATAATGGTATTTGGAACATATTTGGAGGTCGCCTCAATTGGGACGATCGTGCCGTTGTTGCTGATGATCCTCATTTTCAG GGGAGGGGAAACAAGAGTAGCGGAGATAATTTCCATGCGGCTCCAAACATTGATCATTCACAGGACTTTGTGAGAAAAGATCTTACAGAATGGTTATGCTGGTTAAG GGAAGAAATTGGGTATGATGGGTGGAGGCTTGACTTTATCAGAGGATTTTGGGGTGGCTATGTAAAGGACTACATGGACGCTACTGAACCGTACTTTGCTGTGGGAGAGTATTGGGATTCCCTCAGTTATACGTATGGTGAAATGGATCATAATCAAGATGCGCACAGACAGAGGATAGTTGACTGGATTAGTGCTGCCGGGGGTACTGCTGGTGCATTTGATGTTACAACCAAAGGGATTCTTCACTCT gCGTTGGATAGATGTGAATATTGGCGCTTGTCAGATCAGAAGGGAAAACCACCCGGCGTTCTTGGATGGTGGCCATCTCGTGCTGTTACTTTTATAGAAAATCATGACACTGGTTCTACACAG GGTCACTGGCGATTTCCCCACGAAAAAGAAATGCAAGGATACGCGTACACTCTTACTCACCCAGGAACTCCATCTGTGTTCTTTGACCATATTTTCTCTCACTATAAAACTGAAATAGCGGCACTTATCTCTATAAGGAAACGGAACGGGATCAACTGCAGGAGCACG GTTCAAATTTCCAAGGCAGATAGGGATGTTTATGCTGCTATCATTGACGAAAAAGTCGCTATGAAGATTGGTCCTGGTCATTTTGAACCACCTAGTGGTTCCCAAAACTGGTCATCAGCTTGGGAGGGAAGAGACTATATGATTTGGGAGGcatcataa